One window from the genome of Desulfallas thermosapovorans DSM 6562 encodes:
- a CDS encoding sodium-dependent transporter translates to MQREQWGTRMGFILAAVGSAVGLGNIWRFPYMVADNGGGIFFLVYLFALLTAGIPIMILEFGIGHKYRGGAPLSFAKMNRKFEWLGWSQVIVCFFIAVYYVVVIAWALSYFYHSFSLGYAGDPAGFFFGNVLGLTDGPFELGGIQTQLLIPLAIAWAVNFFAIYTGVKGGIERLAKILIPTLFIMVVIIALRGSTLPGSAAGLNFMFDPDFSRLFDFKVWTAAYGQIFFDLSICFAIMITYSSYLPKRSDITSNAFTTCLTNCGFSLLAGIAVFSILGHMAFTQGVAVNDVAGAGVGLAFVTFPAAIATLGSVAPLFGMLFFLALALAGITSLISINEAAIAALMDKLALDRKVVTVIYTAVAASCSLLIATGAGLYILDIVDHFTNNFGIVFGGLIQVLLVGWFFKLKSLQDHINSVSDIKAGSWWVFSIKIITPLVAGYTGIMTLISDIKVPYENYPQEALLVMGWLVLAVIVVGGFLVSRLKWKDKEVLLIEGVRDNDR, encoded by the coding sequence GTGCAACGAGAACAATGGGGTACCCGGATGGGTTTTATCTTGGCTGCGGTGGGTTCCGCCGTAGGCCTCGGTAATATCTGGCGGTTCCCCTATATGGTGGCGGATAATGGCGGGGGAATATTTTTTCTTGTTTACTTATTTGCATTGTTGACTGCAGGTATTCCCATCATGATTCTGGAATTTGGCATTGGTCACAAATATCGCGGTGGGGCACCTTTAAGCTTTGCCAAAATGAATCGTAAATTTGAGTGGCTTGGCTGGTCTCAGGTAATAGTGTGCTTTTTTATCGCCGTCTATTATGTGGTTGTTATTGCCTGGGCCTTGAGTTACTTTTATCATTCATTTTCTCTGGGTTATGCCGGTGACCCCGCTGGTTTTTTCTTCGGTAATGTACTGGGCCTGACAGATGGACCTTTTGAACTGGGTGGCATACAAACCCAACTGCTAATTCCTTTAGCTATAGCCTGGGCTGTCAATTTTTTTGCCATTTACACCGGTGTTAAAGGCGGTATTGAAAGGCTAGCTAAGATACTTATTCCGACATTGTTTATAATGGTGGTAATAATTGCATTGCGTGGTTCCACCTTGCCCGGTTCTGCGGCGGGCTTAAACTTTATGTTTGATCCGGACTTCAGCAGGTTATTTGATTTTAAAGTTTGGACGGCAGCCTACGGGCAGATCTTTTTTGACTTAAGTATTTGCTTTGCCATTATGATTACTTATTCCAGTTACCTGCCCAAAAGATCGGACATCACCAGCAACGCCTTTACCACTTGTCTCACCAACTGTGGTTTTAGTTTACTGGCCGGTATTGCCGTGTTCAGCATCTTGGGGCACATGGCCTTTACCCAGGGTGTGGCGGTTAATGATGTGGCTGGTGCCGGTGTGGGGTTGGCCTTTGTCACCTTCCCTGCAGCTATCGCCACTTTGGGAAGTGTGGCTCCGTTATTTGGGATGCTATTTTTCCTGGCCCTGGCCCTGGCCGGCATAACTTCTTTGATTTCCATCAACGAGGCTGCCATTGCCGCTTTAATGGACAAGCTGGCCTTGGATCGTAAAGTGGTTACGGTGATTTATACCGCTGTAGCAGCATCTTGCAGTTTACTGATCGCCACCGGTGCCGGATTATACATTCTTGATATTGTTGACCACTTTACCAACAACTTTGGTATCGTTTTCGGTGGTTTGATCCAGGTGCTGCTGGTGGGCTGGTTCTTCAAACTCAAGTCTTTGCAGGATCATATCAATTCGGTTTCAGACATAAAAGCCGGTTCCTGGTGGGTGTTTTCCATTAAAATCATTACACCGTTGGTGGCGGGCTACACCGGCATTATGACCCTTATTAGCGATATCAAAGTACCGTATGAAAACTACCCCCAAGAAGCGTTATTGGTAATGGGGTGGCTTGTACTGGCGGTGATTGTTGTTGGCGGGTTCCTGGTGTCCAGATTAAAATGGAAAGATAAAGAAGTGCTCTTAATCGAGGGGGTAAGAGATAATGACAGGTAG
- a CDS encoding transposase, with product SGPRLGRPPADKSLQKEQRRLERQDACERNAIEGKFGEGKRRYGLARIMARLKETAESVICLQFLVMNLERRLRVILFIFLRYLFGHKPAFLRPSL from the coding sequence AGCGGCCCAAGGCTGGGTAGACCACCAGCTGACAAGTCGCTTCAAAAAGAACAAAGACGCTTGGAACGGCAAGACGCATGCGAACGTAATGCCATAGAAGGTAAATTCGGCGAAGGTAAGCGCCGCTATGGGCTGGCGCGTATTATGGCGCGCCTGAAAGAGACCGCCGAAAGTGTAATTTGCCTCCAGTTTTTGGTGATGAACTTGGAGCGCAGGCTGCGTGTTATTTTGTTTATTTTTCTCCGGTACCTATTTGGGCATAAACCGGCTTTTTTAAGGCCGTCGTTATAA
- a CDS encoding MetS family NSS transporter small subunit, translating into MTGSAIAMMIIAMVLLWGGAAYFLIKAYRNNTF; encoded by the coding sequence ATGACAGGTAGTGCTATCGCCATGATGATAATCGCCATGGTTTTACTTTGGGGTGGTGCCGCTTATTTCCTGATTAAAGCATATAGGAATAATACCTTTTAG
- a CDS encoding NAD(P)H-dependent oxidoreductase, whose amino-acid sequence MNALVIYCHPNPKSFNAAILDVVKQELEQKGAKIKVKDLYAMNWNPVLSAADFQKFLAGEKPEDIAREQADVVWADVLVLISPIWWFSIPAMLKGYIDRVMSQGFAYEYTPTGPRGLLTGKRAAVITTSGADENTANQTGMMKALNTSFIHGTFTFCGFADAKHINCYAVPMVSDEERKQMLSAVREFIKNI is encoded by the coding sequence TTGAACGCACTGGTAATCTATTGCCACCCCAACCCCAAAAGTTTTAACGCCGCCATACTGGATGTGGTTAAACAGGAACTGGAACAAAAGGGTGCAAAGATAAAGGTTAAGGATTTATACGCCATGAATTGGAACCCGGTACTAAGTGCAGCGGATTTCCAGAAGTTCCTGGCTGGAGAAAAACCTGAAGACATTGCCAGGGAACAGGCCGACGTGGTTTGGGCCGATGTGCTGGTGTTGATCAGCCCCATTTGGTGGTTTTCCATACCTGCAATGTTAAAGGGCTACATTGACCGTGTAATGAGTCAAGGATTTGCCTATGAGTATACTCCCACCGGCCCGCGCGGTCTACTTACGGGCAAGCGGGCCGCGGTCATCACCACCTCGGGCGCGGATGAAAACACAGCCAACCAGACCGGTATGATGAAGGCACTCAACACCTCTTTTATCCATGGCACTTTCACCTTCTGCGGCTTTGCCGATGCCAAGCATATCAACTGTTATGCCGTACCCATGGTTTCCGATGAGGAGCGCAAACAAATGTTAAGTGCTGTAAGGGAGTTTATTAAAAATATCTAA
- a CDS encoding type II secretion system protein, which yields MMFWKISKTLKNRRGFTLVELMVVVVIIGILAGIAVPKYGNITEKSERSAVEANLRTIDSAISMYRAANGSYPEDATAADDVTTLNDYLQEWPSGPGTAKYGIEEGRAIVTSTNAVGGKTLSGEYLPINWEEE from the coding sequence ATGATGTTTTGGAAAATTAGCAAAACTTTGAAGAACCGGAGAGGCTTCACTCTGGTGGAATTGATGGTGGTTGTGGTTATTATAGGTATTTTGGCAGGGATTGCGGTGCCCAAGTATGGTAACATAACGGAAAAGTCAGAGCGAAGTGCTGTTGAAGCGAACCTGAGAACAATTGATAGTGCGATTTCGATGTATCGAGCAGCTAATGGCTCATATCCTGAAGATGCAACAGCAGCTGATGATGTGACTACTTTAAATGATTACTTGCAAGAATGGCCTTCCGGCCCAGGTACTGCAAAATACGGGATAGAAGAAGGTAGGGCTATTGTAACTTCAACGAATGCAGTAGGGGGCAAAACACTTAGTGGAGAATATTTACCAATTAACTGGGAAGAAGAATAG
- a CDS encoding alpha/beta hydrolase, with protein sequence MKSKPNNQLTHSKTPKIILWAAIGLISLAAIVVLGISAYVGWNLTHPVREEVTGSPADIGLAYENVSFKSREDGLNLSGWLIKSPGNEQTVIFAHGYRKNRMHNTVPLLPIADFLVDKGCNVLMFDFRNSGQSDGELTSVGQYEVRDLLGAIDFIKTRRDLNQQIILIGYSMGAATSILAGAREPAVAGVIADAPFADLRSYLMANLSVWSKLPAIPFNQAFFIIVPPLTGLNVGAVSPVNEVKNFNGRPLLLIHGEGDTDIPIENSELLQKAYPRASFWRVPEAKHCKSYEVTGDLYLQKISSFLDKVKENSNEIR encoded by the coding sequence TTGAAAAGCAAGCCTAACAATCAGCTGACCCATTCTAAAACCCCAAAAATAATTCTATGGGCCGCCATTGGTTTAATATCCCTGGCCGCCATAGTTGTGTTGGGAATTTCCGCCTATGTCGGTTGGAACCTGACCCACCCGGTACGGGAAGAGGTAACCGGTTCCCCGGCTGATATTGGCTTGGCTTATGAGAATGTAAGTTTTAAAAGCCGGGAAGACGGGCTGAATTTAAGCGGTTGGTTGATAAAATCACCCGGAAACGAACAGACAGTGATATTTGCCCATGGCTACCGCAAAAACAGGATGCACAATACTGTACCCCTGCTGCCGATAGCCGATTTTTTAGTTGATAAGGGCTGCAACGTGCTAATGTTTGATTTTCGTAACAGCGGCCAGTCCGATGGTGAGTTAACCTCCGTTGGTCAGTACGAAGTTCGCGACCTGCTGGGTGCAATTGATTTTATAAAAACCCGGCGGGATTTAAACCAGCAGATAATCCTTATCGGATACTCAATGGGCGCCGCCACATCAATTTTAGCCGGTGCCCGGGAGCCTGCCGTGGCGGGTGTGATAGCAGATGCTCCCTTTGCAGACCTCAGGAGTTACTTAATGGCCAATTTATCAGTTTGGAGCAAGTTACCCGCAATACCCTTCAACCAGGCTTTTTTCATAATTGTACCCCCTTTGACGGGATTAAATGTGGGTGCGGTCAGCCCGGTTAATGAGGTAAAGAATTTTAATGGCCGGCCTCTTCTTTTAATCCACGGGGAGGGAGACACCGATATTCCCATTGAAAATAGTGAGTTATTGCAAAAGGCCTACCCCCGTGCCAGTTTTTGGCGGGTACCGGAGGCAAAACACTGCAAATCTTACGAAGTGACAGGGGATTTATACCTGCAAAAAATTAGTTCATTTTTGGATAAAGTTAAGGAAAATAGCAACGAAATCCGCTAA
- a CDS encoding transposase, with the protein MGRRARVEYDGAIYHVIQRGNNREYIFDRDEDKMFLLQELMGRKACAGFNLYGYVIMSNHYHLVLQVGDEPLSKLMHLLNSSYGRYYNREHNRTGHVFDGRYKALPIQNERYLLAVLRYVHRNPVRAGMCSHVNKYRWSSDIYYRNNQGNLIDIDLPLGMFSNDRERAIKQYISFMEQEDDIDYDQLDAVGDTSFMIKINPPQKKSVKKSLDEILADTGVCPADFALIKSGSRKRYLVPYKAAYAKEAVKYKYTLKSIGDNINISATAIYKLLNGGG; encoded by the coding sequence TTGGGCAGGAGAGCGCGGGTGGAGTATGACGGGGCGATATACCATGTGATACAGCGGGGAAACAATAGGGAATACATATTTGACAGGGATGAAGATAAGATGTTCCTGTTACAAGAGCTTATGGGCAGAAAAGCTTGTGCCGGGTTTAATCTATATGGCTATGTAATTATGAGTAATCACTACCACCTGGTTTTACAGGTGGGGGATGAGCCGTTGAGCAAGTTGATGCATTTATTGAACAGCAGCTATGGCCGCTATTATAACCGCGAACATAATCGCACCGGGCATGTATTTGATGGTCGCTACAAGGCTTTACCTATTCAGAACGAACGGTATCTCCTGGCGGTGCTAAGATATGTTCACCGGAACCCGGTCCGGGCCGGTATGTGCTCTCATGTTAACAAATACAGGTGGAGCAGCGATATATATTACCGCAACAATCAGGGCAATCTTATCGACATAGATTTACCGCTTGGTATGTTTTCAAATGACAGGGAAAGGGCAATTAAGCAATATATATCTTTCATGGAGCAGGAAGATGATATTGATTATGATCAACTGGATGCCGTCGGCGATACTTCATTTATGATCAAGATTAATCCGCCCCAAAAAAAATCCGTTAAAAAAAGCCTTGATGAAATATTAGCGGATACCGGTGTTTGTCCAGCGGACTTTGCGCTGATAAAAAGCGGTTCCAGGAAAAGATATCTTGTCCCATATAAAGCAGCTTATGCTAAAGAAGCGGTAAAGTACAAATATACCTTAAAAAGCATTGGTGATAATATTAATATATCAGCTACAGCTATTTACAAACTGTTGAATGGCGGTGGATAA
- a CDS encoding hexokinase family protein, with the protein MVNAVRMLRAGFVLAEPQILEIADSFQKAMADGLAGKQSSLKMLPSYLTKPTGIEKGVYLAVDFGGTNVRVLTVELKGSGAYQTLGWQSFPLQDRDYNFTSPKATGHELFSFIAEKIKSMLSPGRIYPLGLTFSFPSRQTGVDRAILIKWTKEIQTSGVEGHDVSEILKRALVDKNITQVIPKAIINDTVGTLLTASYIDQSADIGSICGTGHNTCYIEPKAPITGQPMIINMESGNFDNLPLTDYDIKLDRQSQAPGEQRLEKMVGGQYIGELVRLIIQDFIDKKLLFKESRPEIFYSPYHVKSEDVALLLADTSPDLKDVDQWLKTKGHISGSLIEERITLRSVASIVIIRAVQLVAATYTGVIMHIDPGLTKRHTIAIDGSLYELMPGFANKLSITLNNIFKGKHQSITTKLTKDGSGVGAAIAAASVDQTGGTPG; encoded by the coding sequence ATGGTAAATGCCGTTAGAATGCTGAGGGCTGGTTTTGTTCTTGCGGAACCTCAAATATTAGAGATAGCCGATAGCTTTCAGAAGGCCATGGCGGACGGGCTTGCCGGAAAACAAAGCTCGTTAAAAATGCTGCCTTCTTACCTGACAAAACCCACCGGTATAGAAAAGGGAGTTTACCTGGCTGTAGATTTCGGCGGCACCAACGTGCGAGTATTAACGGTGGAGTTAAAGGGAAGCGGGGCATACCAAACCCTTGGGTGGCAGTCCTTTCCCCTGCAGGACCGGGATTACAATTTTACTTCCCCCAAGGCTACCGGGCATGAGTTGTTTAGTTTTATTGCTGAAAAGATAAAATCTATGCTATCACCGGGCCGAATTTATCCCCTTGGACTTACCTTTTCTTTCCCCAGCCGGCAAACGGGTGTTGACCGGGCTATATTGATCAAATGGACCAAGGAAATTCAAACATCGGGTGTAGAGGGCCACGATGTATCGGAAATACTTAAACGGGCTCTGGTGGATAAAAACATTACCCAGGTTATTCCCAAGGCCATTATCAATGACACAGTGGGAACATTGCTAACAGCCTCATATATTGACCAGAGCGCCGATATAGGATCAATATGCGGCACCGGTCATAATACCTGCTACATAGAACCCAAGGCACCAATTACAGGCCAACCAATGATTATTAACATGGAATCAGGTAATTTTGATAACCTACCACTCACTGATTATGATATCAAACTGGACCGGCAAAGCCAGGCACCGGGGGAACAGCGGTTGGAGAAGATGGTTGGCGGCCAATACATAGGGGAACTGGTCAGATTAATTATCCAGGATTTTATTGATAAAAAGCTGCTGTTCAAAGAAAGCCGGCCGGAAATTTTTTACTCACCTTACCATGTAAAATCTGAAGATGTGGCGTTATTGCTGGCGGACACAAGCCCGGATTTAAAGGATGTTGACCAGTGGTTGAAAACTAAAGGTCACATTTCCGGTTCCCTTATTGAAGAGCGGATAACCCTGCGTAGTGTTGCCTCAATCGTAATTATCCGTGCCGTACAACTAGTTGCGGCAACTTACACCGGCGTAATAATGCATATTGATCCGGGGCTTACAAAACGTCACACCATAGCTATAGACGGTTCCCTGTATGAATTAATGCCCGGCTTCGCAAACAAGCTGAGCATTACCCTCAATAACATATTTAAAGGTAAGCATCAATCAATAACGACAAAGCTAACCAAAGACGGTTCCGGGGTTGGGGCGGCCATAGCTGCGGCGTCTGTGGATCAGACCGGGGGAACTCCGGGATAA
- the dmpI gene encoding 4-oxalocrotonate tautomerase DmpI gives MPVITVDGPKLSKEQKTELVKSITKAASEIIKLPEQAFIVLIQEREMDNVGVGGVLLSDKKTS, from the coding sequence ATGCCAGTAATTACCGTTGACGGCCCCAAGTTGAGCAAGGAACAAAAGACAGAATTAGTTAAATCCATCACTAAAGCTGCCAGTGAAATAATCAAACTACCGGAGCAAGCCTTTATCGTGTTAATTCAGGAGCGGGAAATGGATAACGTGGGAGTAGGGGGTGTTTTGCTATCCGATAAAAAAACAAGTTAG
- a CDS encoding type IV pilus modification PilV family protein, translating to MGFKRHIKFKLKRLNKYNQIGGFSLTEILVSVAVILIVSIAMLALFTNSVTGVFSAGQRSDGIHIEQEIIEKQLAEDNTGNTSLEMNFVGSSDSILISIDGKVVNEGSLTTFIPNTGNID from the coding sequence ATGGGGTTTAAAAGGCATATAAAATTTAAACTTAAAAGATTAAATAAGTATAATCAAATTGGAGGTTTTTCTTTAACAGAAATTCTTGTCTCTGTGGCTGTAATCTTAATTGTATCTATAGCTATGTTAGCTTTGTTTACTAATAGTGTAACAGGGGTTTTTTCCGCAGGGCAACGGAGTGATGGCATCCATATTGAACAAGAAATTATTGAAAAGCAATTAGCTGAAGATAATACAGGAAATACGAGTTTAGAAATGAATTTTGTGGGTTCGTCAGATAGTATATTAATTTCAATTGATGGTAAGGTAGTAAATGAGGGGTCTTTAACTACTTTTATTCCTAATACTGGAAATATTGATTGA
- a CDS encoding energy transducer TonB produces the protein MNDNKHHYSNHCFNKCRKLINKISVTVLVTSLLYFACPVLADGTGTVDGAGDSITATASSTYKINNDRISVDFRGVDIRDVLSALAIKMGVDIILVDTEPVEINFSADNITLLQAMELIIGGQGLTYLQNGQIMVVGTPGVLQQNFFDQMILTRFSLYHVPAETIKELIGALGVEQVSITVDTNQRLIWVQGTAQVLKKVRELIYTVDTEDSRLSLDYKILTLHQIPTDRAVELLKSIGIELKRYVQLDNRLMVFDSELFPRWEEITTLVNDLDGQASVEQKVFVYQLKNITAGYAAKRLAQFHFGDEIKTITNNYEKFGRELLVLCPPYLETTVRSALVSLDATRQKTRIPVDTASGEGAYQSLNAKRSLLSELSGISLASFRISNNLSGDSKNPTYVLWVEETPDNVQLVKDLLGEMGGGSGGGGD, from the coding sequence ATGAACGATAATAAACACCATTACAGTAATCATTGCTTTAATAAATGCAGGAAATTAATTAATAAAATATCTGTAACAGTGCTGGTTACCTCTCTGCTGTATTTTGCCTGCCCGGTTCTGGCTGACGGAACAGGCACTGTTGACGGTGCCGGGGACAGTATTACTGCAACGGCATCCTCAACCTATAAAATAAACAATGACAGGATATCTGTGGATTTCAGGGGCGTGGACATCCGGGATGTGTTATCCGCCTTGGCCATAAAAATGGGCGTGGATATTATACTGGTCGACACCGAACCTGTGGAAATTAACTTCAGCGCGGACAATATCACCCTCCTGCAGGCCATGGAACTGATTATTGGCGGCCAGGGGCTGACCTACTTGCAAAACGGTCAAATAATGGTGGTGGGTACCCCTGGTGTCCTGCAGCAAAACTTTTTCGACCAGATGATCCTGACCAGGTTTAGCCTCTATCACGTACCGGCGGAGACAATAAAGGAACTTATTGGTGCTTTGGGTGTGGAGCAAGTCAGCATTACCGTGGATACCAACCAGAGATTGATCTGGGTCCAGGGCACCGCCCAGGTGTTGAAAAAGGTACGGGAACTGATTTATACCGTGGACACCGAGGACAGCCGGCTATCCCTGGACTATAAAATCCTCACCCTGCACCAGATACCCACGGACCGGGCCGTGGAACTGCTAAAAAGCATCGGCATTGAACTAAAACGCTACGTGCAGTTGGATAACCGTCTCATGGTGTTCGACAGCGAGCTATTCCCCCGCTGGGAGGAAATCACAACCCTGGTGAACGATCTTGATGGCCAGGCCTCGGTTGAGCAAAAGGTGTTTGTTTACCAGTTGAAAAACATCACCGCGGGTTACGCGGCAAAAAGATTAGCCCAGTTCCATTTTGGTGATGAGATAAAAACAATAACCAACAACTATGAGAAATTTGGCAGGGAACTGCTGGTGTTATGCCCGCCATACCTGGAGACAACGGTGCGCAGCGCACTGGTCAGCCTGGACGCCACCCGCCAGAAAACCAGGATACCCGTGGACACGGCCAGCGGTGAGGGAGCATACCAAAGCCTGAACGCCAAGCGCAGCCTGCTCAGCGAACTGTCCGGCATATCCCTGGCCAGCTTTCGTATCTCCAACAACCTGTCGGGAGACAGCAAAAACCCGACCTACGTGCTCTGGGTGGAAGAAACGCCGGATAATGTGCAACTGGTGAAGGATTTGCTTGGGGAGATGGGCGGTGGATCGGGAGGCGGTGGAGACTAG
- a CDS encoding PilW family protein, whose amino-acid sequence MRLNDNGFTLVELVIAMALLLIVLSLGYMMYFFGLRSFQTIEEQWKVQHEVQLGANFITNSVRNAIKIELNPNDILFWDDSDNYICLEKTTQGDEQKYSIMHISNKGRTPVTKPVIDKLQFELARTNDNYILSFDIIGSSRESSYRLNSSVFLNNSDKIHPVVIPDSEIVAIYYKTP is encoded by the coding sequence ATGAGGCTAAATGATAATGGATTTACGTTGGTCGAACTCGTGATTGCTATGGCCCTATTGCTAATCGTATTGTCATTGGGGTATATGATGTATTTTTTTGGTCTAAGGTCCTTTCAGACTATTGAAGAACAGTGGAAAGTGCAACACGAAGTGCAACTTGGTGCAAATTTTATTACCAATTCCGTTCGAAATGCAATAAAGATTGAGCTAAATCCAAATGATATATTATTTTGGGATGATAGTGACAATTATATTTGCTTAGAAAAAACAACTCAGGGCGATGAACAGAAATATAGTATTATGCATATCAGCAATAAAGGAAGAACTCCAGTGACGAAGCCGGTTATTGACAAATTGCAATTTGAATTAGCAAGAACAAATGATAACTATATATTGTCATTTGATATAATAGGTAGCTCCAGAGAATCAAGTTATAGATTAAATTCAAGTGTTTTTCTGAATAACTCTGATAAAATACATCCAGTGGTTATACCTGATTCAGAAATTGTGGCTATTTATTACAAAACGCCATAA
- a CDS encoding DUF7305 domain-containing protein, whose translation MLNNKGIAMPLVIMVTFIMALLGAIALQYSNSQAVAVSNDLRKKQAHYLARSGIAATSSWIMNNPNKADTLNGKRCEPVYLGEGSFVVEVKKPSDDTLKLISTGTVQGVSDTISMTMIREEVIIGGDGNPIDPNGTPEDNFDYAALSKTILKVYNNGEINGNVGVSGEKTNIILYNNAKITGKQDYNLERELPDYEEPNNYRYAGSILLSNNKQTTISANGDGPHYYESIKMNNNSTLTIDTGQNKDFCIKVGTLDFSEGNNSEINIIGEGRVLMYVDDFNPEIKNNVTINSSKDPSKLIIYTKGTQNIFAMNNCAVYGGIYAPRAKVIINNNACIVGSVAANEIEVKNNGEIKKGTVIDYSSGGEKIIVYKKDQWGTWK comes from the coding sequence ATGTTAAATAATAAAGGGATTGCGATGCCGCTTGTAATCATGGTTACGTTTATAATGGCTTTATTAGGCGCGATCGCATTGCAATATAGTAATTCACAAGCTGTAGCCGTATCAAACGACCTAAGAAAAAAGCAAGCACACTATCTTGCACGTTCTGGCATAGCAGCCACCTCATCATGGATAATGAATAACCCTAACAAGGCGGACACATTAAACGGAAAAAGATGTGAACCGGTTTATTTGGGAGAAGGCAGTTTTGTTGTTGAGGTTAAAAAGCCATCCGATGATACTCTGAAGCTAATTTCAACTGGTACTGTCCAAGGGGTTTCGGATACCATATCTATGACCATGATAAGAGAAGAAGTTATTATTGGTGGGGACGGAAACCCAATAGATCCAAATGGTACACCGGAAGATAATTTTGATTATGCCGCTTTATCCAAAACTATATTAAAGGTTTATAATAATGGGGAAATAAATGGAAACGTTGGAGTAAGTGGAGAAAAAACAAATATTATACTTTATAATAACGCTAAAATAACAGGGAAGCAAGATTATAATCTAGAGCGCGAATTGCCTGATTATGAGGAACCGAATAATTATAGATATGCAGGTAGTATACTGCTAAGTAATAACAAGCAAACTACTATAAGCGCTAACGGTGATGGGCCACACTATTATGAGTCAATAAAAATGAATAATAATTCAACCTTAACAATTGATACTGGTCAAAATAAGGATTTTTGTATTAAAGTTGGCACACTTGATTTTAGTGAAGGTAATAATAGTGAAATAAATATAATTGGTGAAGGAAGGGTCTTAATGTATGTGGATGATTTTAATCCCGAAATAAAAAATAATGTGACAATTAATAGCTCTAAAGATCCTAGTAAGTTGATTATCTATACAAAAGGGACGCAAAATATCTTTGCTATGAATAACTGTGCTGTTTATGGAGGTATTTATGCACCAAGGGCAAAAGTTATTATCAATAATAATGCCTGTATTGTAGGCTCCGTTGCGGCTAATGAGATAGAAGTGAAAAACAATGGAGAAATAAAAAAAGGTACAGTAATTGATTATTCTAGCGGTGGGGAAAAAATAATAGTATATAAAAAGGATCAATGGGGAACATGGAAATAA